From one Pseudomonas sp. S35 genomic stretch:
- a CDS encoding HAD family hydrolase, protein MSDAAIHPVRFILSDVDGTLLHPDHRLSQRTVDAVSALREAGVFFSLASGRPPKAMLHLIETFGIDVPVAGFNGGTLINPDGSILLAHHLPAEAALVTLALFSAEPEVEAWVFADGDWLRRGPPGPMEPREAHGLGYGPVVVESFEPYLDRIDKIVAASNNTQLLVALEARLQPKVQGLAQVSRSQPVYLDVTAMLANKGEALKTLAAHLGVPLEQTAAIGDGGNDPAMFEVAGLSIAMGQAEESVKRRASVVTGSNVEDGAAEAIERFILATR, encoded by the coding sequence ATGAGTGATGCCGCGATTCATCCCGTGCGTTTTATCCTCAGCGACGTGGACGGCACGTTGCTGCATCCGGACCACCGTCTTAGCCAACGCACCGTCGATGCGGTGAGTGCGCTGCGTGAGGCTGGGGTGTTTTTCAGCCTGGCCAGTGGCCGGCCGCCCAAGGCCATGCTGCACCTGATCGAGACCTTTGGTATCGATGTGCCTGTGGCGGGTTTCAACGGTGGCACCTTGATCAACCCGGATGGCAGCATCCTGCTTGCCCACCACCTGCCGGCCGAGGCGGCGCTGGTGACCCTGGCGCTGTTCTCAGCCGAGCCGGAGGTGGAAGCTTGGGTGTTTGCCGACGGTGACTGGCTCAGGCGTGGCCCGCCGGGGCCAATGGAACCGCGCGAAGCCCACGGCCTGGGATATGGGCCGGTGGTGGTGGAGAGTTTCGAGCCGTACCTGGACCGGATCGACAAGATCGTCGCCGCGAGCAATAACACCCAGCTCTTGGTGGCGCTGGAAGCGCGGTTGCAGCCCAAGGTGCAAGGCCTGGCGCAGGTTTCACGTTCGCAACCGGTTTATCTGGATGTGACGGCCATGCTGGCCAATAAGGGCGAGGCCTTGAAGACCCTGGCGGCGCACCTGGGGGTGCCGCTGGAACAGACGGCGGCCATCGGTGATGGTGGGAATGACCCGGCGATGTTTGAGGTGGCTGGCTTATCGATTGCGATGGGGCAGGCAGAAGAATCGGTCAAACGTCGGGCCAGTGTAGTGACTGGCAGTAATGTCGAGGACGGTGCTGCAGAAGCAATCGAGCGATTTATTCTCGCAACCAGATAA
- the zwf gene encoding glucose-6-phosphate dehydrogenase codes for MTANGKKPKAEPAPPTTLFLFGAHGDLVKRLLMPALYNLSRDGLLGDGLRIVGVDHNAISDADFAKKLEDFIRTEAASKVKGSADNALDPQLWAQLAKGISYVEGDFLDDSTYADIGKKIADSGTGNAVFYLATAPRFFSEVVQRLGSAGLLTETDDGFRRVVIEKPFGSDLATAEALNASLLKVMSEKQIYRIDHYLGKETVQNILISRFSNVLFEAFWNNHYIDHVQITAAETVGVETRGNFFEKTGTLRDMVPNHLFQLLAMVAMEPPAAFGADAVRGEKAKVIGAVRPWSLEDARANSVRGQYTAGEIGGKQLPGYREEANVAPDSSTETFVALKVMIDNWRWVGVPFYLRTGKRMSVRDTEIVICFKPAPYAQFRDTEVDELKPTYLKIQIQPNEGMWFDLLAKKPGPTLDMANIQLGFAYKDFFQMQPSTGYETLIYDCMTGDQTLFQRADNIENGWRAVQPFLDAWKEDDGIQAYKAGEDGPAAADALLARDGRTWHTLG; via the coding sequence ATGACCGCCAACGGCAAGAAACCCAAGGCCGAACCCGCTCCACCTACCACCTTGTTTCTGTTTGGCGCCCACGGCGACCTGGTCAAGCGCCTGCTCATGCCGGCGCTGTACAACCTCAGTCGTGATGGTTTGCTGGGCGATGGCCTGCGCATTGTGGGCGTTGATCACAACGCCATCAGTGATGCCGACTTCGCCAAGAAACTGGAGGACTTCATCCGCACCGAAGCCGCTAGCAAGGTCAAGGGCAGTGCGGACAATGCCCTCGACCCGCAGTTGTGGGCGCAGTTGGCCAAAGGTATCAGCTACGTCGAGGGCGACTTCCTCGACGACAGCACCTACGCCGACATCGGCAAGAAAATCGCCGACAGCGGCACCGGCAATGCGGTGTTCTACCTGGCCACCGCACCGCGCTTCTTCAGTGAAGTGGTGCAGCGCCTGGGCAGTGCCGGCCTGCTGACGGAAACCGATGACGGTTTCCGTCGCGTGGTGATCGAGAAGCCGTTTGGGTCTGACCTGGCCACCGCCGAAGCGCTGAACGCCAGCCTGCTCAAGGTGATGAGCGAGAAGCAGATCTATCGCATCGACCATTACCTGGGCAAGGAAACGGTGCAAAACATCCTGATCAGCCGGTTTTCCAACGTGCTGTTCGAAGCGTTCTGGAACAACCATTACATCGATCACGTGCAAATCACCGCGGCTGAAACCGTGGGCGTAGAAACCCGAGGCAATTTTTTCGAGAAAACCGGCACGTTGCGCGACATGGTGCCCAACCACTTGTTCCAGTTGCTGGCGATGGTCGCCATGGAGCCGCCTGCGGCCTTTGGCGCCGACGCCGTGCGCGGTGAGAAGGCCAAGGTAATCGGCGCGGTACGGCCGTGGTCCCTGGAAGATGCACGGGCCAACTCGGTGCGCGGGCAGTACACCGCCGGCGAAATCGGCGGCAAGCAGCTGCCGGGTTACCGGGAAGAAGCCAACGTCGCACCCGACAGCAGTACCGAGACGTTCGTGGCCCTCAAGGTGATGATCGACAACTGGCGCTGGGTCGGTGTGCCGTTCTACCTGCGTACTGGCAAGCGCATGAGCGTGCGCGACACCGAAATCGTGATCTGCTTCAAGCCGGCGCCCTATGCGCAGTTTCGCGATACCGAGGTGGATGAGCTCAAGCCCACCTACCTGAAAATCCAGATCCAGCCCAATGAAGGCATGTGGTTTGACCTGCTGGCGAAAAAGCCTGGGCCGACCCTGGACATGGCCAACATCCAACTGGGTTTCGCCTACAAGGACTTCTTCCAGATGCAGCCGTCGACCGGGTACGAAACCCTGATCTACGACTGCATGACCGGCGATCAGACCTTGTTCCAGCGTGCCGACAACATCGAGAACGGCTGGCGTGCGGTACAGCCATTCCTCGATGCGTGGAAGGAAGATGATGGCATCCAGGCCTACAAGGCAGGTGAAGATGGTCCGGCAGCGGCCGATGCGTTGCTGGCCCGTGATGGTCGCACCTGGCATACGCTCGGATGA
- the gnd gene encoding phosphogluconate dehydrogenase (NAD(+)-dependent, decarboxylating), translating into MQLGIIGLGRMGGNIARRLMLNGHTTVVFDRNEAFVKGLSEEGATGVADLKALVAGLQKPRAVWVMLPAGDPTESTINELSELLEDGDVIIDGGNTNYKDDVRRGKALAQKGLHYVDVGTSGGVWGLERGYCMMIGGDTETVQRLDPIFASLAPGLGNIPRTKDRSASADKRAEQGYIHAGPAGSGHFVKMIHNGIEYGMMQAFAEGFDILKTKNSDNLPEDQRFDLNVADIAEVWRRGSVVSSWLLDLTADALATDPKLDGYSGSVADSGEGRWTIEAAMEQAVPVPVLSTSLFARFRSRQQSTYGDKMLSAMRFGFGGHVETSKK; encoded by the coding sequence ATGCAACTGGGGATTATCGGACTAGGCCGCATGGGCGGGAATATTGCACGGCGCCTGATGCTCAATGGGCATACCACCGTTGTTTTCGACCGTAACGAAGCATTTGTCAAAGGTTTGAGCGAGGAGGGCGCCACTGGCGTCGCCGATCTCAAGGCTCTGGTCGCCGGGCTACAAAAGCCTCGCGCCGTCTGGGTGATGTTGCCGGCAGGCGACCCCACCGAAAGCACCATCAATGAACTCAGTGAGCTGCTCGAAGACGGCGACGTGATCATCGACGGCGGCAACACCAACTACAAGGACGACGTACGTCGTGGCAAAGCGCTGGCGCAAAAGGGCCTGCACTATGTCGACGTCGGCACCTCCGGTGGCGTCTGGGGCCTGGAGCGTGGTTATTGCATGATGATCGGTGGCGACACCGAGACCGTGCAACGCCTTGACCCGATCTTCGCCAGCCTGGCGCCGGGCCTGGGTAACATCCCGCGCACCAAGGACCGTTCGGCAAGCGCTGACAAGCGCGCCGAGCAGGGCTATATCCACGCAGGTCCGGCGGGTTCCGGGCATTTCGTCAAGATGATCCACAACGGCATCGAGTACGGGATGATGCAGGCCTTCGCCGAAGGTTTTGACATCCTCAAGACCAAGAACTCGGACAACCTGCCGGAAGATCAGCGTTTTGACCTCAACGTTGCCGATATCGCCGAAGTCTGGCGCCGTGGCAGCGTGGTTTCGTCCTGGTTGCTGGACCTGACCGCCGACGCACTGGCCACTGACCCGAAACTCGACGGCTACTCCGGTTCCGTTGCCGACAGTGGCGAAGGCCGCTGGACCATCGAAGCCGCGATGGAGCAGGCTGTGCCAGTACCGGTACTGTCCACCTCGTTGTTCGCACGTTTCCGCTCGCGCCAGCAGAGCACTTACGGTGACAAGATGCTGTCTGCCATGCGCTTTGGCTTTGGTGGTCACGTGGAGACTTCCAAAAAATGA
- a CDS encoding DUF6026 family protein gives MSTAQMTRPAQTLYVTLRRDELRQLKDEREQLQHEVMRLRAHIIQAQLDQPSGAQPALC, from the coding sequence ATGAGCACTGCACAGATGACCCGTCCTGCCCAGACCCTGTACGTCACCCTCCGCCGCGACGAATTGCGCCAGTTGAAAGACGAGCGCGAACAGTTGCAGCACGAGGTCATGCGCCTGCGTGCTCACATCATTCAAGCCCAGCTGGACCAGCCCTCAGGCGCGCAACCTGCGCTCTGCTAA
- a CDS encoding phosphoethanolamine transferase CptA, with translation MAMFERSTKSAKGFDWAGLGWLFVFFWYFSGITQLLIQLSGTSGFSGFRQAFFMSAVWLAPLLVFPRRTRLLAAVIGVVLWACSMASLGYFFIYQQEFSQSVIFIMFESNISEAGEYATQYFAWWIVLAFIAHTAVAIFLWTRVRPVYLPRGQALVAATAILVAIVGYPLVKQIARSDTMDDAIDRFESRIEPAVPWQMIVAYRRYTEQLDNMQGMLDSASQIPPLTNLKDTMAGQPSTLVLVIGESTNRQRMSLYGYPRNTTPELDKLRDQLAVFDNVITPRPYTIEALQQVLTFADEENPDLYLKTPSIVSVMKQAGYKTYWITNQQTMTKRNTMLTTFSEQADEQVYLNNNRNQNARQYDGDVLAPFSKALADPAERKFIVVHLLGTHMSYQYRYPPTFDTFTDRQGVPAGVSDDQLPTYNSYDNAVRYNDFVVSSLIKDYAKTDPNGFLLYLSDHGEDVFDSAGHATLGRNEGKPTAPMYTIPFIAYASPKWRESHDWSFASDLQRPYSSSQLIHTWADLAGLSFDELDRSKSLVSEHFTPRPLLIGNPYMRQQKALIDFSLIKPKKVNPTDVVLQEQPGL, from the coding sequence ATGGCGATGTTCGAACGCAGCACTAAGTCTGCGAAAGGCTTTGATTGGGCCGGTCTCGGCTGGCTATTCGTGTTTTTCTGGTACTTCTCGGGCATTACCCAACTGCTGATCCAACTCAGCGGCACCTCCGGCTTCAGCGGTTTTCGCCAAGCGTTCTTCATGAGTGCCGTGTGGCTCGCACCGTTGCTGGTATTCCCGCGCCGCACACGCTTGCTGGCCGCCGTGATTGGCGTAGTGCTGTGGGCCTGCTCAATGGCCAGCCTGGGTTATTTCTTCATTTACCAGCAGGAATTCTCCCAAAGCGTCATCTTCATCATGTTCGAGTCGAACATCTCTGAAGCCGGCGAATACGCCACTCAATACTTCGCCTGGTGGATCGTGCTGGCGTTTATTGCCCACACCGCCGTGGCCATTTTCCTTTGGACTCGCGTGCGCCCGGTCTACCTGCCACGTGGCCAAGCCCTGGTGGCAGCAACGGCGATTCTGGTGGCGATTGTCGGCTACCCACTGGTCAAGCAGATTGCCCGCAGTGACACGATGGACGACGCCATTGACCGCTTCGAATCGCGCATCGAGCCCGCCGTGCCTTGGCAGATGATCGTCGCCTACCGCCGCTACACCGAGCAACTGGACAACATGCAGGGCATGCTCGACAGCGCCAGCCAGATCCCCCCTTTGACCAACCTCAAGGACACGATGGCCGGCCAGCCCTCGACCCTGGTGCTGGTGATCGGCGAGTCGACCAACCGCCAGCGCATGAGCCTCTACGGCTACCCGCGCAACACCACGCCGGAACTGGACAAGCTGCGCGACCAACTGGCGGTGTTCGACAATGTCATCACCCCACGCCCCTACACCATCGAAGCCCTGCAACAGGTACTGACGTTCGCCGACGAGGAGAACCCGGACCTGTACCTCAAGACGCCGTCGATCGTCAGCGTGATGAAACAGGCCGGGTACAAGACCTACTGGATCACCAACCAGCAGACCATGACCAAGCGCAACACCATGCTCACGACCTTTTCCGAACAGGCCGACGAACAGGTGTACCTGAACAACAACCGCAACCAGAACGCCCGCCAATATGACGGCGACGTCCTTGCGCCCTTCTCCAAGGCCCTGGCCGATCCAGCCGAGCGCAAGTTCATCGTGGTGCACCTGCTCGGCACCCACATGAGCTACCAGTACCGCTACCCGCCGACCTTCGACACGTTCACCGATCGCCAAGGCGTCCCGGCAGGCGTGAGTGACGATCAACTGCCCACCTATAACAGCTACGACAATGCAGTGCGGTACAACGACTTCGTGGTCTCGAGCCTGATCAAGGACTACGCCAAGACCGATCCCAACGGGTTCTTGCTGTACCTGTCGGACCACGGCGAAGACGTCTTCGACTCGGCCGGCCATGCAACCCTGGGCCGCAACGAAGGCAAGCCGACGGCGCCGATGTACACCATTCCATTCATTGCCTACGCGTCGCCGAAGTGGCGCGAAAGCCACGACTGGAGTTTTGCCAGCGACCTGCAACGCCCCTACAGCAGCTCACAGTTGATTCACACCTGGGCTGACCTGGCAGGGCTGAGCTTCGATGAGCTGGACCGTAGCAAGAGCCTGGTAAGTGAGCATTTCACGCCTCGCCCGCTGCTCATTGGCAACCCGTACATGCGCCAGCAGAAAGCCCTGATCGACTTCAGCCTGATCAAGCCCAAGAAGGTCAACCCGACCGATGTGGTGCTTCAGGAACAACCGGGTTTGTAA
- a CDS encoding GNAT family N-acetyltransferase — METPDILVLQASYTNPVHAEAIGRVLNHYAEDPMGGGHSLPVDLLEQLPAELAKRPHAFSVLAFVGGVPAGLVNCFEGFSTFACRPLVNIHDVVVMSEFRGLGLSQKMLQKVEEIARQRGCCKITLEVLEGNAVAQSAYRKFGFDDAKFDPAHGRMLFWNKPL; from the coding sequence ATGGAAACCCCAGATATTCTGGTGCTGCAAGCCAGCTACACCAACCCTGTACACGCCGAAGCCATTGGCCGCGTGCTTAACCATTACGCCGAAGACCCGATGGGAGGAGGCCACAGCCTGCCCGTTGATCTGTTGGAGCAACTGCCGGCTGAACTGGCCAAGCGCCCGCATGCGTTCAGTGTGCTGGCGTTTGTCGGCGGTGTGCCGGCGGGGTTGGTGAATTGTTTCGAGGGGTTTTCCACGTTTGCCTGTCGTCCACTGGTCAACATTCACGACGTGGTAGTGATGAGTGAGTTTCGTGGCCTGGGCTTGAGTCAGAAAATGCTGCAAAAGGTCGAGGAAATTGCTCGGCAGCGTGGCTGCTGCAAAATCACCCTGGAGGTGCTTGAGGGCAATGCGGTCGCCCAGTCGGCGTATCGCAAGTTCGGTTTTGATGATGCTAAGTTTGACCCGGCCCATGGCCGCATGCTGTTCTGGAATAAACCGCTTTAA
- the zapE gene encoding cell division protein ZapE, whose product MTFDSPLAAYQHAIAQLGFVADDAQRRAVDALQACHDALHQGRSPITGVYLWGAVGRGKTWLMDQFYQSLRVPARRQHFHHFMGWVHQRSFQLTGTPDPLHALARELSQDVRVLCFDELFVNDIGDAIILGRLFQVMFEEGVVMVCTSNQPPEQLYADGFNRERFLPGIAAIEQHMQVVAVDGGQDHRLHPGAGLQRYWVNQPDALAKVFGQLAAGQALHSGPIVVGHRTILTVQSSDSVLWCRYADLCEEPLAAMDFMLLCDRFSAILLGEVPNLSAQQRPGRIARGTEDGAQRVVAGDRELPQLSVHDDSVRRFIALVDECYDRKVPLFLEAHVPLESLYTEGYLGFAFRRTLSRLQEMQLQRFGLSL is encoded by the coding sequence ATGACTTTTGACTCGCCCCTCGCTGCTTATCAACACGCTATCGCCCAGTTGGGCTTCGTCGCCGACGATGCCCAGCGCCGCGCGGTAGATGCCCTTCAAGCCTGTCATGACGCCCTGCACCAAGGCCGCTCGCCGATCACAGGCGTGTACCTGTGGGGCGCGGTCGGGCGCGGTAAAACCTGGTTGATGGACCAGTTCTATCAAAGCCTGCGGGTGCCCGCGCGGCGTCAGCACTTTCATCACTTCATGGGGTGGGTGCATCAGCGTTCGTTTCAACTCACCGGCACTCCCGACCCGTTGCACGCCCTGGCGCGGGAACTGAGCCAGGACGTACGCGTGTTGTGCTTTGACGAGTTGTTCGTCAATGACATCGGTGACGCGATCATCCTGGGGCGTCTGTTCCAGGTGATGTTCGAGGAAGGCGTGGTGATGGTCTGCACTTCAAACCAGCCGCCTGAGCAGCTGTATGCCGATGGCTTCAACCGCGAACGCTTCCTGCCGGGCATCGCTGCGATCGAGCAGCATATGCAGGTGGTAGCGGTGGATGGGGGGCAGGATCACCGTTTGCATCCGGGCGCAGGCCTGCAGCGCTATTGGGTGAATCAGCCGGATGCGCTGGCCAAGGTGTTCGGGCAACTGGCCGCAGGTCAGGCGCTGCATAGCGGGCCGATTGTGGTCGGCCATCGTACCATCCTGACGGTGCAGTCCAGTGACAGCGTGCTCTGGTGTCGCTACGCCGACCTGTGCGAGGAGCCTTTGGCGGCGATGGATTTCATGCTGCTGTGTGATCGTTTCAGTGCCATTTTGCTCGGTGAAGTCCCCAATCTGAGTGCGCAACAGCGGCCAGGCCGGATTGCCCGTGGCACCGAAGATGGCGCCCAGCGCGTGGTGGCCGGCGACCGCGAATTGCCGCAATTATCGGTGCACGATGACAGCGTACGTCGGTTCATCGCCTTGGTGGATGAGTGCTACGACCGCAAGGTGCCGTTGTTCCTTGAGGCCCACGTACCGCTGGAGAGCCTCTATACCGAGGGCTACCTGGGGTTTGCCTTCCGTCGGACCCTAAGCCGTTTGCAAGAAATGCAGCTGCAGCGTTTCGGCTTAAGCTTGTAA
- a CDS encoding nuclear transport factor 2 family protein, which yields MSPSELAPAIAAYIAAANARDTSAVSQWFADDANVFDEGEHQVGTAAIARWMEDTARRYQPRVEVLNVQHRTGKVLVSNVVSGNFPGSPLELRYTFRLNEQGKISRLDISL from the coding sequence ATGTCCCCGTCTGAATTGGCCCCGGCCATCGCGGCCTATATTGCGGCGGCCAATGCCCGCGACACCTCGGCTGTTTCCCAGTGGTTTGCCGATGATGCGAACGTGTTTGATGAAGGCGAGCACCAGGTCGGCACTGCCGCCATTGCGCGCTGGATGGAAGACACCGCACGGCGTTATCAACCTCGGGTCGAAGTACTCAATGTGCAACACCGCACTGGCAAAGTGTTGGTCAGCAACGTGGTCTCCGGCAATTTCCCAGGTAGCCCGCTGGAGTTGCGCTACACCTTTCGCCTTAACGAGCAGGGCAAGATTTCACGGCTGGATATCTCGCTGTAG
- a CDS encoding YafY family protein gives MSRTTRLLTLLQALRGKKRPVTAAVLAAQLEVSERTLYRDIAELTALGAPIFGEAGVGYVLRSGLFLPPLMLNAEETEAVVLGLRYVDQRGDEVLSRAAANALAKIADVLDPAAQEALRNPTLLPGPPGFGYPENRVALNVFREAIRNQAKLHIDYADASQAQSQRLVWPLALGFLNEVRVIVAWCELRGAYRTFRTDRVASAQAQDGRYPGRRSDLLRAWRTLMEQNESAPFTPDKN, from the coding sequence GTGTCGCGTACCACTCGTCTACTGACCTTGTTGCAGGCCCTGCGGGGCAAGAAACGTCCGGTGACCGCTGCTGTGCTGGCGGCGCAGCTGGAAGTGTCCGAGCGCACGCTGTACCGCGATATCGCCGAATTGACCGCCCTGGGCGCGCCGATTTTCGGTGAGGCCGGGGTCGGGTACGTGCTGCGCAGCGGGCTGTTCCTGCCGCCATTGATGCTCAACGCCGAAGAAACCGAGGCTGTGGTGCTGGGCTTGCGTTATGTGGATCAGCGCGGTGATGAGGTATTGAGCCGGGCGGCCGCCAACGCGCTGGCCAAGATCGCCGATGTACTCGACCCCGCCGCCCAGGAAGCCCTGCGCAACCCGACGCTGTTGCCCGGCCCACCGGGGTTTGGCTACCCGGAAAACCGCGTGGCGCTCAATGTGTTTCGCGAAGCCATTCGCAACCAGGCCAAGTTGCATATCGACTATGCCGATGCCAGTCAGGCCCAGAGCCAGCGCCTGGTTTGGCCGTTGGCCCTGGGTTTCCTCAATGAGGTGCGGGTGATTGTGGCTTGGTGTGAATTGCGCGGCGCCTATCGCACTTTTCGCACCGACCGTGTGGCAAGTGCGCAGGCCCAGGATGGCCGGTATCCGGGACGGCGTAGCGACCTGTTACGGGCCTGGCGCACCTTGATGGAACAGAATGAATCCGCGCCGTTCACTCCTGACAAAAACTGA
- a CDS encoding M10 family metallopeptidase C-terminal domain-containing protein — MVDTNGNGKTELSYTFLNHPPLDFHDSGLAGFSAFNRQQKDDALRAMQNYGDVSHLTFTKEPAKGPAKEGEGHLGFGNFAGTTDPTAGFRGVTLPSAERDGLDSFYRNKPLPSTATSPAPAVPGSFLKLHEVGHQLGQGHPGFYNDNHKLGFEKAQTYQQDTNAFTVMSYWPETHSGHDFTKDGVRHYPKGLMMDDIISIQKRYGANHETRSGDTVYGFNSNTGRDHYSVKSNHDPFVASIWDGAGHDTLNLSGYNDDQKINLNAGTFSDVGGMKGNLSIAPNVVIEDATGGAGNDLILGNQASNKLVGGGGNDVIDGGAGQDRLWGGSGKDTFVFSDASHSTAKAPDTVMDFRRKEDFIDVSSIRAATGKPTLSYVHEFTGQAGEARLTYYPKKRLSTLEIDLHGKGMADFRVDALGKVLKRNIVT; from the coding sequence TTGGTTGACACGAACGGCAATGGGAAGACGGAGCTGAGCTACACATTTTTGAATCACCCGCCGTTGGACTTTCACGACTCGGGGCTTGCAGGCTTTTCGGCATTTAACCGTCAGCAAAAAGATGATGCGCTTCGGGCCATGCAAAACTATGGTGACGTGTCGCACCTCACGTTTACTAAAGAACCCGCCAAGGGGCCTGCCAAAGAGGGAGAGGGGCATCTCGGGTTTGGCAATTTTGCGGGTACGACCGATCCCACAGCCGGCTTTCGTGGCGTCACTTTACCGAGCGCAGAGCGCGATGGGCTGGACAGCTTTTACCGCAATAAACCGCTACCCAGCACTGCCACTTCTCCCGCTCCCGCCGTTCCCGGCAGTTTCTTGAAGCTGCATGAAGTTGGACATCAGTTAGGTCAGGGGCACCCGGGCTTCTACAATGACAACCACAAACTAGGATTTGAGAAGGCTCAAACCTATCAACAGGATACGAATGCTTTCACGGTCATGAGTTATTGGCCCGAAACCCACAGTGGTCATGACTTCACGAAAGACGGGGTTCGACATTATCCCAAGGGCTTGATGATGGACGACATCATCTCAATCCAAAAGCGTTACGGCGCCAACCACGAGACACGCTCCGGTGATACGGTCTATGGTTTCAACTCCAATACCGGTCGGGATCACTACAGTGTCAAATCCAACCATGATCCCTTTGTCGCGTCGATATGGGATGGCGCAGGGCATGACACGCTGAACCTGTCCGGTTACAACGATGACCAGAAAATCAACCTCAATGCAGGTACGTTTTCCGATGTGGGTGGGATGAAAGGGAACCTCTCCATTGCCCCGAACGTAGTCATTGAGGATGCCACCGGCGGGGCAGGCAACGACCTGATACTGGGCAACCAGGCTTCCAACAAACTAGTTGGGGGCGGCGGCAATGATGTGATCGACGGTGGCGCGGGGCAGGACCGGCTATGGGGCGGGTCGGGAAAAGACACCTTTGTGTTTTCCGACGCCAGCCATTCAACGGCCAAGGCGCCGGATACGGTCATGGATTTTCGCCGCAAGGAAGACTTCATTGATGTATCCAGCATTCGTGCAGCGACTGGAAAACCCACGTTGAGCTATGTCCATGAGTTCACTGGGCAGGCAGGAGAGGCCCGGCTCACCTACTACCCTAAAAAAAGGCTGAGCACCCTGGAGATCGACCTTCATGGCAAAGGTATGGCGGACTTCAGGGTTGATGCTCTGGGCAAAGTCTTGAAGCGCAATATCGTCACCTGA